A region of Diospyros lotus cultivar Yz01 chromosome 3, ASM1463336v1, whole genome shotgun sequence DNA encodes the following proteins:
- the LOC127796332 gene encoding uncharacterized protein LOC127796332 encodes MIFRRAACMFLGCLGIAQQTRKTVTAPAEGSESPSSSLSSSDQFAGISRIRLSDGRHLAYRERGVPKNKSNYKVIIVHGFGSSKEMNFLASQDLMEELGIYLLFYDRAGYGESDPNSSRSLKTEASDIEELADQLQLGSRFYIIGVSLGSYPTWSCLKRIPDRLAGVALVVPMISYNWPSLPYDLIKDDYRKNLSQWTLRVARYTPGLLYWWFTQKIFPSSSVIERNPKFFSNKDMEVLKNSPAYQLFNQNKLTQPGVFDSLRHDFIVAFSKWDFDPLNLKNPYTKNESSVHIWQGYEDKVVPVQLQRHISRKLPWIRYHEVPDGGHLLVYDRATCEAILKSLLLGEDPPLYRPKVTD; translated from the exons ATGATTTTCAGGAGAGCAGCTTGTATGTTCCTGGGCTGTCTTGGAATAGCTCAGCAAACCAGAAAAACTGTCACTGCACCTGCTGAGGGTTCTGAATCACCGTCTTCTTCTTTGTCATCATCAGATCAATTTGCTGGCATATCAAGGATCAGACTGAGTGATGGGAGGCACCTGGCTTACAGAGAGAGGGGAGTTCCCAAGAACAAATCTAACTACAAAGTCATTATAGTTCATGGATTTGGAAGCTCTAAAGAAATGAACTTTTTGGCATCCCAG GACCTAATGGAAGAGCTCGGGATATATCTTCTATTTTATGACCGAGCTGGGTATGGAGAAAGTGATCCAAATTCAAGCCGTTCACTGAAAACTGAAGCATCTGACATTGAAGAACTTGCTGATCAGCTGCAATTAGGATCCAGGTTCTATATAATTGGAGTCTCACTTGGATCTTACCCCACATGGAGTTGCCTCAAAAGGATACCAGACAG GCTAGCAGGGGTGGCGCTCGTGGTTCCAATGATTAGTTACAATTGGCCTTCTCTTCCTTATGATCTGATAAAGGACGACTACAGGAAGAATCTATCACAGTGGACACTTCGAGTTGCACGGTACACACCTGGACTACTGTACTGGTGGTTCACTCAGAAAATTTTCCCCTCTTCTTCTGTCATCGAAAGAAACCCAAAATTCTTTAGCAACAAAGACATGGAGGTCTTGAAGAATAGCCCAGCATATCAATTGTTCAATCAG AATAAGTTGACGCAGCCTGGTGTTTTTGACTCCCTCCGCCATGATTTTATTGTGGCTTTTAGCAAGTGGGACTTTGATCCACTGAACTTAAAAAATCCATACACTAAAAACGAAAGCTCTGTTCACATCTGGCAAGGTTATGAAGACAAGGTTGTGCCTGTTCAATTACAAAGACACATCTCAAGAAAGTTACCCTGGATTCGGTATCATGAAGTTCCAGATGGTGGACATTTACTTGTGTATGACAGGGCTACATGCGAAGCCATTTTAAAGTCTCTGTTGCTTGGAGAAGACCCCCCACTCTACCGACCTAAAGTGACCGATTAA